GGAAGAGCCGCGCACGGGACGGCAGTTATAGCTGCCGATATGTCGAAGCTCTTTGACGCCCTGACCCAGAAACTCCTTCGCAGCAGGTTGGACACCGTGCTGTTCCCACATGGCGAGCCGGAGCGCGGTTTCGCAAGCCGTTTCCACCGCGCGCAGCCTGGACGCCCCAACTCCAGACAGGTCCACACGATTGGGAATACCGCAGCGGGTTCCCGCCTCGAGTGGTGGCATAGCCTCGAACCGCCCTGCCTGCTCCAGCACCTGAAGGCACATTGCGTCATCAGCGAGCACACGTCGCAACTTGAAATGGGTAACGGGCGTGACAGGATCAGACACCACTAATTCGCGCCACGGATTCCACTCTCGCGGCACGGGGCTACGTGGATCAGTAAACGCCCAGTAAACGCCAAACGCCACCGCGGCAAAAACCGCGATGGCGCCTATAATGCTCAGCAGTATGCGTAAAGTGGCGATAACGCCGCCTCCTTAGTAGCGATAATGCTCTGGCTTGAACGGACCGTCAGGCGACACACCGATATAAGCGGCTTGGTCTGCGTCCAGTTTCGACAGCTTCACGCCGATACGATCAAGGTGCAAACGCGCAACCTTTTCGTCCAGATGCTTGGGCAGGATGTAGACGTCATTCTTGTATTCGTCGCCTTTCATCCAAAGCTCCATCTGCGCCAACACCTGATTGGTGAACGATGCAGACATGACGAAGGACGGATGGCCAGTCGCGTTGCCAAGGTTCAACAAACGACCTTCAGAGAGCAGGATCAGACGATTGCCATTCGGCATCTCGATCATGTCCACTTGCTCTTTGATGTTGGTCCATTTGTGGTTCTTCAGCGCGGCGACCTGAATCTCGTTATCGAAGTGACCGATGTTGCCGACAATTGCCATGTCCTTCATCTCGCGCATGTGCTCGATGCGGATCACGTCCTTGTTGCCGGTGGTGGTGATGAAGATATCGGCCGAGGACACGACGTCCTCCAGCAGTACAACTTCAAAGCCGTCCATCGCCGCTTGCAGCGCGCAGATCGGGTCAACTTCGGTGACCTTCACACGGGCACCAGCACCGCGCAGCGATGCAGCAGAGCCTTTGCCCACGTCGCCGTAGCCCATGACCACAGCAACTTTGCCCGCCATCATGGTGTCAGTGGCGCGGCGGATGCCGTCAACCAGCGA
Above is a window of Litoreibacter janthinus DNA encoding:
- the ahcY gene encoding adenosylhomocysteinase, which codes for MANDYIVKDINLAAFGRKELDIAETEMPGLMALRTEYGESKPLAGARIVGSLHMTIQTAVLIETLVALGADVRWASCNIFSTQDHAAAAIAAGGTPVFAIKGQSLEEHWDYLDKSFMFPEGPNLILDDGGDATLYILLGARIEGGEAFGVATSEEEVAIQAQIKKRMEASPGWFTKMRDQIKGVSEETTTGVHRLYDLVKKGQLPFPAINVNDSVTKSKFDNKYGCKESLVDGIRRATDTMMAGKVAVVMGYGDVGKGSAASLRGAGARVKVTEVDPICALQAAMDGFEVVLLEDVVSSADIFITTTGNKDVIRIEHMREMKDMAIVGNIGHFDNEIQVAALKNHKWTNIKEQVDMIEMPNGNRLILLSEGRLLNLGNATGHPSFVMSASFTNQVLAQMELWMKGDEYKNDVYILPKHLDEKVARLHLDRIGVKLSKLDADQAAYIGVSPDGPFKPEHYRY
- a CDS encoding extensin family protein, with protein sequence MAFGVYWAFTDPRSPVPREWNPWRELVVSDPVTPVTHFKLRRVLADDAMCLQVLEQAGRFEAMPPLEAGTRCGIPNRVDLSGVGASRLRAVETACETALRLAMWEQHGVQPAAKEFLGQGVKELRHIGSYNCRPVRGSSSRMSTHATAASIDIGGVVLDDGTRIELLEHWDGTEAHQGFLRSLRDTGCQWFSTVLGPEYNALHADHFHLQNKGWGTCR